The following proteins are co-located in the Tripterygium wilfordii isolate XIE 37 chromosome 2, ASM1340144v1, whole genome shotgun sequence genome:
- the LOC119982949 gene encoding uncharacterized protein LOC119982949 isoform X2: MEKASFSLRSSAYLDALTQEIERKLQRALAYPSQRLKVLQELFADIALEVDDRAREMIVRTEQDTISPAEDSIHGQLCFYDVLADYYVEAPKQGKPILDLIVQLWSQSFASHIFSLLFHKWLFEVQLDNSEVLLRFSSALVQGATNVFWIDIHTNTRRFQSFFGYLLEEVALEPKRVNKIPVQIQKLKVEPVLLHYFSQLKALQGMELRMTTSTRLKACLYSFTSPGGPMYPTRTVRHAAWDALDLLFPVGRYPRHLISLFFRLLYPWYWPSSCWNFIVSCIKAVLYSVLGLIFSSWAKLEEPKMS; the protein is encoded by the exons ATGGAGAAAGCTTCGTTCTCGCTTCGAAGCTCCGCTTATCTCGACGCTCTTACCCAAGAAATCGAAAGAAAGCTCCAACGG GCACTAGCTTATCCATCGCAGAGGCTAAAGGTGTTGCAAGAGTTGTTTGCTGACATAGCTTTGGAAGTTGATGACAGAGCTAGAG AGATGATTGTTAGGACGGAACAAGATACAATTTCTCCTGCTGAGGATAGCATTCATGGCCAATTATGCTTTTATGATGTGCTTGCTGATTACTATGTTGAAGCGCCCAAGCAAGGAAAACCAATACTTGATCTGATTGTCCAGCTTTGGAGCCAGTCATTTGCTTCACATATATTCTCCCTCTTGTTCCACAAATGG CTATTTGAAGTCCAACTTGACAATTCTGAAGTACTTCTCCGTTTCTCATCTGCTCTCGTACAAGGTGCTACAAATGTTTTCTG GATTGACATCCATACAAATACAAGGCGATTCCAGTCTTTTTTTGGG TATCTGCTTGAGGAAGTTGCATTGGAGCCCAAGAGGGTGAACAAAATCCCTGTGCAA ATTCAAAAGCTAAAGGTGGAGCCTGTACTGTTGCATTACTTTTCACAACTTAAAGCTCTTCAGG GCATGGAACTTCGAATGACCACAAGCACGAGGTTGAAGGCATGTTTATATAGCTTCACTTCGCCTGGTGGTCCCATGTATCCCACAAGAACCGTCCGTCATGCAGCATGGGATGCTTTAGATTTACTTTTTCCG GTTGGACGATATCCAAGGCATCTTATAAGCCTGTTTTTCCGACTGTTATATCCATGGTACTGGCCTTCTTCATGTTGGAATTTTATAGTATCATGCATAAAGGCGGTGTTGTACTCTGTGTTGGGGTTGATCTTTTCTAGTTGGGCAAAGTTGGAGGAGCCAAAGATGTCCTGA
- the LOC119982949 gene encoding uncharacterized protein LOC119982949 isoform X1 — MEKASFSLRSSAYLDALTQEIERKLQRALAYPSQRLKVLQELFADIALEVDDRAREMIVRTEQDTISPAEDSIHGQLCFYDVLADYYVEAPKQGKPILDLIVQLWSQSFASHIFSLLFHKWLFEVQLDNSEVLLRFSSALVQGATNVFWIDIHTNTRRFQSFFGYLLEEVALEPKRVNKIPVQVQRDFYLLLSRFMLFYNSADKLESFLKHFPVFPNAFLVGGPVDFFVIELTDQIQKLKVEPVLLHYFSQLKALQGMELRMTTSTRLKACLYSFTSPGGPMYPTRTVRHAAWDALDLLFPVGRYPRHLISLFFRLLYPWYWPSSCWNFIVSCIKAVLYSVLGLIFSSWAKLEEPKMS, encoded by the exons ATGGAGAAAGCTTCGTTCTCGCTTCGAAGCTCCGCTTATCTCGACGCTCTTACCCAAGAAATCGAAAGAAAGCTCCAACGG GCACTAGCTTATCCATCGCAGAGGCTAAAGGTGTTGCAAGAGTTGTTTGCTGACATAGCTTTGGAAGTTGATGACAGAGCTAGAG AGATGATTGTTAGGACGGAACAAGATACAATTTCTCCTGCTGAGGATAGCATTCATGGCCAATTATGCTTTTATGATGTGCTTGCTGATTACTATGTTGAAGCGCCCAAGCAAGGAAAACCAATACTTGATCTGATTGTCCAGCTTTGGAGCCAGTCATTTGCTTCACATATATTCTCCCTCTTGTTCCACAAATGG CTATTTGAAGTCCAACTTGACAATTCTGAAGTACTTCTCCGTTTCTCATCTGCTCTCGTACAAGGTGCTACAAATGTTTTCTG GATTGACATCCATACAAATACAAGGCGATTCCAGTCTTTTTTTGGG TATCTGCTTGAGGAAGTTGCATTGGAGCCCAAGAGGGTGAACAAAATCCCTGTGCAA GTCCAGCGAGATTTTTATCTTTTACTTTCAAGGTTCATGCTATTTTACAACTCAG CTGACAAGCTTGAAAGCTTCTTGAAGCATTTTCCTGTTTTCCCTAATGCTTTCTTGGTTGGTGGTCCAGTAGACTTCTTTGTTATTGAACTCACAGATCAG ATTCAAAAGCTAAAGGTGGAGCCTGTACTGTTGCATTACTTTTCACAACTTAAAGCTCTTCAGG GCATGGAACTTCGAATGACCACAAGCACGAGGTTGAAGGCATGTTTATATAGCTTCACTTCGCCTGGTGGTCCCATGTATCCCACAAGAACCGTCCGTCATGCAGCATGGGATGCTTTAGATTTACTTTTTCCG GTTGGACGATATCCAAGGCATCTTATAAGCCTGTTTTTCCGACTGTTATATCCATGGTACTGGCCTTCTTCATGTTGGAATTTTATAGTATCATGCATAAAGGCGGTGTTGTACTCTGTGTTGGGGTTGATCTTTTCTAGTTGGGCAAAGTTGGAGGAGCCAAAGATGTCCTGA
- the LOC119982949 gene encoding uncharacterized protein LOC119982949 isoform X4 — protein MEKASFSLRSSAYLDALTQEIERKLQRALAYPSQRLKVLQELFADIALEVDDRAREMIVRTEQDTISPAEDSIHGQLCFYDVLADYYVEAPKQGKPILDLIVQLWSQSFASHIFSLLFHKWLFEVQLDNSEVLLRFSSALVQGATNVFWIDIHTNTRRFQSFFGIQKLKVEPVLLHYFSQLKALQGMELRMTTSTRLKACLYSFTSPGGPMYPTRTVRHAAWDALDLLFPVGRYPRHLISLFFRLLYPWYWPSSCWNFIVSCIKAVLYSVLGLIFSSWAKLEEPKMS, from the exons ATGGAGAAAGCTTCGTTCTCGCTTCGAAGCTCCGCTTATCTCGACGCTCTTACCCAAGAAATCGAAAGAAAGCTCCAACGG GCACTAGCTTATCCATCGCAGAGGCTAAAGGTGTTGCAAGAGTTGTTTGCTGACATAGCTTTGGAAGTTGATGACAGAGCTAGAG AGATGATTGTTAGGACGGAACAAGATACAATTTCTCCTGCTGAGGATAGCATTCATGGCCAATTATGCTTTTATGATGTGCTTGCTGATTACTATGTTGAAGCGCCCAAGCAAGGAAAACCAATACTTGATCTGATTGTCCAGCTTTGGAGCCAGTCATTTGCTTCACATATATTCTCCCTCTTGTTCCACAAATGG CTATTTGAAGTCCAACTTGACAATTCTGAAGTACTTCTCCGTTTCTCATCTGCTCTCGTACAAGGTGCTACAAATGTTTTCTG GATTGACATCCATACAAATACAAGGCGATTCCAGTCTTTTTTTGGG ATTCAAAAGCTAAAGGTGGAGCCTGTACTGTTGCATTACTTTTCACAACTTAAAGCTCTTCAGG GCATGGAACTTCGAATGACCACAAGCACGAGGTTGAAGGCATGTTTATATAGCTTCACTTCGCCTGGTGGTCCCATGTATCCCACAAGAACCGTCCGTCATGCAGCATGGGATGCTTTAGATTTACTTTTTCCG GTTGGACGATATCCAAGGCATCTTATAAGCCTGTTTTTCCGACTGTTATATCCATGGTACTGGCCTTCTTCATGTTGGAATTTTATAGTATCATGCATAAAGGCGGTGTTGTACTCTGTGTTGGGGTTGATCTTTTCTAGTTGGGCAAAGTTGGAGGAGCCAAAGATGTCCTGA
- the LOC119982949 gene encoding uncharacterized protein LOC119982949 isoform X3, whose translation MIVRTEQDTISPAEDSIHGQLCFYDVLADYYVEAPKQGKPILDLIVQLWSQSFASHIFSLLFHKWLFEVQLDNSEVLLRFSSALVQGATNVFWIDIHTNTRRFQSFFGYLLEEVALEPKRVNKIPVQVQRDFYLLLSRFMLFYNSADKLESFLKHFPVFPNAFLVGGPVDFFVIELTDQIQKLKVEPVLLHYFSQLKALQGMELRMTTSTRLKACLYSFTSPGGPMYPTRTVRHAAWDALDLLFPVGRYPRHLISLFFRLLYPWYWPSSCWNFIVSCIKAVLYSVLGLIFSSWAKLEEPKMS comes from the exons ATGATTGTTAGGACGGAACAAGATACAATTTCTCCTGCTGAGGATAGCATTCATGGCCAATTATGCTTTTATGATGTGCTTGCTGATTACTATGTTGAAGCGCCCAAGCAAGGAAAACCAATACTTGATCTGATTGTCCAGCTTTGGAGCCAGTCATTTGCTTCACATATATTCTCCCTCTTGTTCCACAAATGG CTATTTGAAGTCCAACTTGACAATTCTGAAGTACTTCTCCGTTTCTCATCTGCTCTCGTACAAGGTGCTACAAATGTTTTCTG GATTGACATCCATACAAATACAAGGCGATTCCAGTCTTTTTTTGGG TATCTGCTTGAGGAAGTTGCATTGGAGCCCAAGAGGGTGAACAAAATCCCTGTGCAA GTCCAGCGAGATTTTTATCTTTTACTTTCAAGGTTCATGCTATTTTACAACTCAG CTGACAAGCTTGAAAGCTTCTTGAAGCATTTTCCTGTTTTCCCTAATGCTTTCTTGGTTGGTGGTCCAGTAGACTTCTTTGTTATTGAACTCACAGATCAG ATTCAAAAGCTAAAGGTGGAGCCTGTACTGTTGCATTACTTTTCACAACTTAAAGCTCTTCAGG GCATGGAACTTCGAATGACCACAAGCACGAGGTTGAAGGCATGTTTATATAGCTTCACTTCGCCTGGTGGTCCCATGTATCCCACAAGAACCGTCCGTCATGCAGCATGGGATGCTTTAGATTTACTTTTTCCG GTTGGACGATATCCAAGGCATCTTATAAGCCTGTTTTTCCGACTGTTATATCCATGGTACTGGCCTTCTTCATGTTGGAATTTTATAGTATCATGCATAAAGGCGGTGTTGTACTCTGTGTTGGGGTTGATCTTTTCTAGTTGGGCAAAGTTGGAGGAGCCAAAGATGTCCTGA
- the LOC120011953 gene encoding uncharacterized protein LOC120011953 isoform X1, with product MWRSIRKGWHIWFASTHFQAGRGNSISFWNDVWTGDSTIRTNYANLYSLASLKEASISQLYQATDGGISWNINFIRNAQDWEVEEFTNFWKFVYSAKISPSAEDKICWNFASNKLFSVSSFYNELLKDKIHLGNSGFPWRWVWKSKAPPKVTFFCWDVVWGRILTMDNLHRRGISLVNRCCLCKDAMGSINHLLLHCSWSTKELFNEVGDLKRHSIHYDRSGRSKGTAEVVFSRRADALAAVKRYNNVQLDGKPMKIEIVGTNIATPAPPAGNGTFGNSNGVPRGGQGRGGAMSRLRRGGGGGRKSGRGRGRGRGRGEKVSSEDLDADLEKYHSEAMETS from the exons ATGTGGAGATCCATTAGGAAAGGTTGGCATATTTGGTTTGCTTCAACTCACTTCCAGGCGGGTAGAGGCAACTCCATTAGCTTCTGGAATGACGTGTGGACAGGAGATTCAACAATCAGGACCAATTATGCTAATCTTTACAGTCTAGCTTCCTTAAAGGAGGCCTCTATTAGTCAGCTATACCAAGCCACTGATGGGGGCATTTCCTGGAACATTAACTTCATTCGTAATGCTCAAGACTGGGAAGTAGAGGAATTCACAAATTTCTGGAAGTTTGTTTACAGTGCTAAGATTAGTCCCTCAGCAGAAGATAAAATCTGCTGGAATTTTGCAAGCAACAAACTGTTCTCTGTGAGTTCCTTTTATAATGAGCTTCTTAAAGACAAGATTCATTTAGGTAACTCGGGATTTCCTTGGCGGTGGGTTTGGAAGTCAAAGGCTCCTCCTAAAGTTACCTTCTTCTGTTGGGATGTTGTTTGGGGCAGAATTTTAACAATGGACAATTTACACAGGAGGGGCATTTCTCTGGTAAATAGATGCTGTTTATGCAAGGATGCCATGGGATCtataaatcatcttcttttgcATTGCTCCTGGTCCACAAAG GAGTTGTTTAATGAAGTTGGTGACCTTAAACGGCATTCAATCCATTATGACAGGAGCGGGAGATCGAAG GGAACGGCAGAAGTTGTCTTCTCCCGTCGAGCAGATGCCTTGGCTGCTGTCAAGAGATACAATAATGTTCAGCTTGATGGGAAACCAATGAAAATCGAGATTGTCGGAACAAACATAGCAACCCCTGCACCTCCTGCTGGCAATGGAACTTTTGGAAACTCAAATGGAGTTCCCAGAGG GGGGCAAGGTAGGGGTGGTGCAATGAGTAGACTTCgtcgtggtggtggtggtggccgcAAATCTGGAAGGGGCCGTGGAAGAGGACGTGGCCGTGGTGAAAAAGTTTCTTCAGAAGATCTCGATGCTGATTTGGAGAAGTATCATTCAGAAGCAATGGAGACGAGTTAA
- the LOC120011953 gene encoding THO complex subunit 4A-like isoform X2: MSNSLDLSLDDIIKNSKKSGSGNARGRGRGSGPGPARRFPNRGANRAAPYAAAKAPETPWQHDMYTDPGMGYGVQAGRASSIETGTKLYISNLDYSVSNEDIKELFNEVGDLKRHSIHYDRSGRSKGTAEVVFSRRADALAAVKRYNNVQLDGKPMKIEIVGTNIATPAPPAGNGTFGNSNGVPRGGQGRGGAMSRLRRGGGGGRKSGRGRGRGRGRGEKVSSEDLDADLEKYHSEAMETS; encoded by the exons ATGTCGAACTCCTTAGATTTGTCTCTTGATGATATCATCAAGAATAGCAAAAAATCCGGATCCGGTAACGCCCGGGGCCGCGGCAGGGGTTCTGGACCCGGTCCAGCCCGACGCTTCCCCAATCGCGGCGCCAATCGTGCGGCGCCGTATGCGGCCGCGAAG GCGCCGGAAACGCCGTGGCAACACGATATGTACACAGATCCAGGGATGGGGTACGGAGTACAAGCTGGTCGGGCGTCTTCGATTGAGACCGGAACGAAGCTCTATATCTCCAATCTAGATTACAGTGTCTCAAACGAGGATATCAAG GAGTTGTTTAATGAAGTTGGTGACCTTAAACGGCATTCAATCCATTATGACAGGAGCGGGAGATCGAAG GGAACGGCAGAAGTTGTCTTCTCCCGTCGAGCAGATGCCTTGGCTGCTGTCAAGAGATACAATAATGTTCAGCTTGATGGGAAACCAATGAAAATCGAGATTGTCGGAACAAACATAGCAACCCCTGCACCTCCTGCTGGCAATGGAACTTTTGGAAACTCAAATGGAGTTCCCAGAGG GGGGCAAGGTAGGGGTGGTGCAATGAGTAGACTTCgtcgtggtggtggtggtggccgcAAATCTGGAAGGGGCCGTGGAAGAGGACGTGGCCGTGGTGAAAAAGTTTCTTCAGAAGATCTCGATGCTGATTTGGAGAAGTATCATTCAGAAGCAATGGAGACGAGTTAA
- the LOC120011974 gene encoding histone H2A-like — protein sequence MDAGGKVKKGAGGRKGGGPKSKPVSRSVKAGLQFPVGRIGRYLKKGRYSERVGSGAPVYLAAVLEYLAAEVLELAGNAARDNKKNRIIPRHVLLAVRNDEELGKLLSGVTIAHGGVLPNINPVLLPKKSDKASKEPKSPSKATKSPKKA from the exons ATGGATGCCGGAGGGAAGGTGAAGAAGGGAGCCGGAGGAAGGAAAGGTGGAGGTCCCAAGAGCAAGCCAGTTTCTCGGTCGGTGAAGGCCGGTCTTCAGTTTCCGGTGGGAAGAATTGGGCGTTACTTGAAAAAGGGGAGGTACTCTGAGCGAGTCGGTTCCGGTGCTCCGGTGTATTTGGCCGCTGTCCTCGAGTACTTAGCCGCTGAA GTGTTGGAGTTGGCAGGAAATGCTGCCCGTGACAACAAGAAGAACAGAATTATCCCAAGGCATGTTCTACTGGCTGTGAGGAATGATGAGGAGCTCGGGAAGCTTCTTTCTGGTGTCACCATTGCTCATGGAGGTGTTCTTCCCAACATCAACCCTGTTCTCTTACCCAAGAAGTCGGACAAGGCCTCCAAAGAGCCCAAGTCACCATCCAAAGCTACCAAGTCTCCCAAGAAGGCCTAA
- the LOC119980009 gene encoding uncharacterized protein LOC119980009 isoform X1 — protein sequence MAIVSSLTPAPNYSLESLSICTSLIYFIRKSFGPKVLAPPRAPSFQRAAARAFREILVLPDLFSTLAAFTEGSFAGYQRISSQKVYRKMLKFLSKVRIEFNALDPRLASSMEFLAQCNARKAKESNPACQVTVKRRTDDHPPQITVTFVNGVEETFDATSTPAQDIRSMILEKGQFLETEQMFQEAGEKWPVVIPEEEIRMPAPGTKPRKAEEKKQ from the exons ATGGCTATCGTTTCGTCACTCACTCCTGCACCAAATTATTCGTTGGAGTCTCTTTCGATTTGTACGTCTTTGATTTATTTCATTCGTAAGTCATTCGGCCCGAAAGTTCTTGCTCCACCGAGAGCCCCTTCTTTCCAAAGAGCAGCGGCTCGTGCATTTCGTGAAATCCTTGTTTTGCCAGACTTATTCTCTACTCTCGCCGCTTTCACTGAAGGTTCTTTCGCCGGATATCAGAGGATCTCCAG TCAGAAAGTTTATAGGAAGATGTTGAAGTTCCTGTCGAAGGTGCGCATTGAGTTCAATGCCTTGGACCCACGCTTAGCCTCTTCCATGGAGTTCTTGGCCCAGTGCAATGCACGCAAAGCCAAGGAATCCAACCCTGCCTGCCAGGTCACGGTCAAGCGGCGGACAGACGACCACCCTCCACAGATTACGGTCACCTTCGTTAATGGAGTTGAGGAAACTTTTGATGCAACTAGCACCCCAGCCCAGGACATACGTTCCATGATCCTCGAGAAAGGCCAGTTCCTTGAGACCGAGCAGATGTTCCAAGAGGCCGGCGAGAAGTGGCCTGTCGTCATCCCTGAAGAGGAGATTCGCATGCCTGCTCCTGGAACCAAG
- the LOC119980009 gene encoding uncharacterized protein LOC119980009 isoform X2 produces MLKFLSKVRIEFNALDPRLASSMEFLAQCNARKAKESNPACQVTVKRRTDDHPPQITVTFVNGVEETFDATSTPAQDIRSMILEKGQFLETEQMFQEAGEKWPVVIPEEEIRMPAPGTKPRKAEEKKQ; encoded by the coding sequence ATGTTGAAGTTCCTGTCGAAGGTGCGCATTGAGTTCAATGCCTTGGACCCACGCTTAGCCTCTTCCATGGAGTTCTTGGCCCAGTGCAATGCACGCAAAGCCAAGGAATCCAACCCTGCCTGCCAGGTCACGGTCAAGCGGCGGACAGACGACCACCCTCCACAGATTACGGTCACCTTCGTTAATGGAGTTGAGGAAACTTTTGATGCAACTAGCACCCCAGCCCAGGACATACGTTCCATGATCCTCGAGAAAGGCCAGTTCCTTGAGACCGAGCAGATGTTCCAAGAGGCCGGCGAGAAGTGGCCTGTCGTCATCCCTGAAGAGGAGATTCGCATGCCTGCTCCTGGAACCAAG